A genomic window from Populus alba chromosome 19, ASM523922v2, whole genome shotgun sequence includes:
- the LOC118031169 gene encoding probable disease resistance protein At4g27220 produces MVRSDDPFWKEVEDMNDGSMKCKFCGHLFANGTSISRIKWHFSGERGHGVGICGQVPNEVQEAAFLAMRGGYKRHKGIASSSNVNDYAISTCPQEQDNAVLVNLAQGVGRERIHSRLEAANGMEYTGEGSFQHVDRSVSPWRLRVDAHENRGEATQRTDLVDQFADGTWVQIHSALSKAKLNEISTYLMQEDEDVERLHDAFETVPRTEQVQHLERGGSCERPSINQANEPRGDSSQPTDPLCLDHGRYYDHLFAPSINNDVIMNDVQNMVRVRTEPVEEDMENSGRLVQAGAGARSSISLKYNTSETRGVPLPTSSTKPVGQAFEENTKVIWSLLMDDEVSTIGIYGMGGVGKTTILKHVHNELLQRRDICDHVWWVIVSQDFSINRLQNLIAKRLHLDLSSEDDDLHRAAKLSEKLRKKRKWILILDDLWNNFELEEVGIPVPLKGCKLIMTTRSKIVCHQMACHPKIKVKPLFEGEAWTLFMKKLGHDITLLPEVERIAKAIARECDGLPLGIITMAGSLRGVDDLHDWRNTLKKLRESEFRDMDEKVFKLLRFSYDRLGDLALQQCLLYCALFPEDGEIQREQLIGYLIDEGIIKGMRSRGDAFDEGHTMLNKLENVCLLENAKMDGDGSRRVKMDGDGSRRVKMHDLIRDMTIHILQDNYKVMVKAGAQLKELPDAEQWTENLTMVSLMRNMIGEIPCSYSPRCPNLSTLLLCKNRWLRFIADSFFKQLHGLKVLDLSWTGIENLPDSVSDLVSLTALLLNDCKKLRRVPSLKKLRALNRLDLSCTTLEKMPQGMECLTNLRYLRMNRCGEKEFPSGILLKLSHLQVFVLEEFTNAPITVKGNARMTVKGKEVGSLRNLETLECHFEGFSDFVESLRSRDGILSLSTCKILVGERRYGYGIGSFPSKTVVLGNLSINEDRDFQVKFLNGIQELICECIDARSLCDVLSLENATELERINIRECYNMESLVSSSWFCSAPPRLPSCNGTFSGLKEFFCYKCKSMKKLFPLVLLPNLVNLRRIEVCSCYEMEEIIGTTDEESSSSNSITEVILPKLITLELVCLPELKSICSAKLICNSLKDITVTSCEKLKRIPICLPLLENGQPSPPPSLKKIIACPRQWWESVVEWEHPNAKDVLRPFCKVI; encoded by the coding sequence ATGGTTAGATCAGATGATCCGTTTTGGAAGGAAGTTGAAGATATGAATGATGGAAGCATGAAGTGTAAGTTTTGTGGGCATTTATTTGCCAATGGTACTTCCATTTcgaggatcaaatggcattttTCGGGAGAGAGAGGGCATGGTGTTGGCATTTGTGGTCAGGTGCCTAACGAAGTTCAAGAAGCAGCCTTTCTAGCTATGCGTGGTGGCTACAAAAGACATAAAGGCATAGCAAGTTCAAGCAATGTTAATGATTATGCCATTTCCACCTGTCCACAAGAACAAGACAATGCAGTACTTGTTAATTTGGCACAAGGTGTTGGGCGTGAGAGAATTCATTCGCGTTTAGAAGCGGCAAATGGTATGGAATACACTGGTGAAGGATCTTTTCAGCATGTTGACAGAAGTGTCTCTCCTTGGAGACTCAGAGTTGATGCTCATGAGAATAGAGGAGAAGCAACGCAAAGAACAGATTTAGTGGATCAATTTGCTGATGGTACTTGGGTTCAGATACACTCTGCCCTTTCAAAGGCGAAGCTGAATGAAATCTCTACCTATTTAATGCAGGAAGACGAGGATGTGGAGCGTCTGCATGATGCATTTGAAACTGTACCGAGAACAGAACAAGTGCAGCATCTGGAGAGAGGTGGCTCTTGTGAGAGGCCATCAATTAATCAAGCTAATGAGCCTCGAGGAGATTCATCCCAACCAACGGATCCATTGTGTCTTGATCATGGAAGATATTACGACCACCTATTTGCTCCATCAATAAACAATGATGTCATTATGAATGATGTGCAGAACATGGTTAGAGTGAGGACAGAACCAGTGGAGGAGGATATGGAGAATAGTGGAAGATTAGTGCAGGCTGGCGCAGGAGCTAGATCTTCTATAAGCCTTAAATACAACACAAGTGAGACTAGAGGAGTTCCATTACCTACTAGCTCTACAAAGCCAGTGGGTCAAGCATTTGAAGAGAATACAAAGGTGATATGGTCTCTGTTAATGGATGATGAAGTCTCAACCATTGGTATTTATGGAATGGGAGGAGTTGGTAAAACAACAATACTAAAACATGTTCATAATGAGCTTCTACAAAGACGAGATATTTGTGATCATGTTTGGTGGGTGATTGTATCTCAAGATTTCAGCATTAATAGATTGCAGAATCTTATTGCTAAACGTCTTCATCTAGACCTTTCAAGCGAAGATGATGATCTGCATAGAGCTGCTAAATTGTCAGAAAAACTAAGGAAGAAACGAAAATGGATtctcattttagatgatttgtggaacAATTTTGAGCTTGAGGAAGTGGGAATTCCTGTCCCGTTGAAAGGATGCAAGCTGATTATGACAACTCGATCAAAAATAGTTTGTCATCAGATGGCTTGCCACCCCAAAATAAAAGTGAAGCCACTTTTCGAGGGAGAAGCTTGGACTTTATTCATGAAGAAACTTGGACATGACATCACACTTTTACCAGAAGTGGAACGAATTGCAAAAGCTATTGCTAGAGAATGTGATGGTTTGCCGTTGGGAATTATTACAATGGCAGGAAGCTTGAGGGGAGTGGATGATCTACATGATTGGAGGAATACattgaagaaattgagagaATCAGAATTTAGGGACATGGATGAGAAGGTATTCAAGTTATTGAGGTTTAGTTATGATCGGTTAGGTGATTTAGCACTACAACAATGTCTCTTATACTGTGCATTATTCCCTGaagatggtgagattcaaagGGAGCAGTTGATAGGTTATTTGATCGATGAGGGAATAATTAAAGGAATGAGGAGCAGGGGAGATGCATTTGATGAGGGCCACACGAtgcttaataaacttgaaaatgtctgcctattggaaaatgctaaaatggaTGGTGATGGTAGTAGACGTGTCAAGATGGATGGTGATGGTAGTAGAcgtgtcaagatgcatgacttgattagggatATGACCATCCATATACTACAAGACAACTATAAAGTCATGGTTAAAGCAGGTGCGCAATTAAAAGAGTTGCCAGATGCAGAGCAGTGGACGGAGAATCTGACAATGGTTTCACTAATGAGAAACATGATCGGAGAAATTCCTTGCAGCTATTCACCCAGGTGTCCCAATCTATCAACTCTATTGCTATGTAAAAATCGTTGGTTGCGATTTATTGCTGATTCATTTTTCAAGCAATTGCATGGGCTCAAGGTCCTCGATCTGTCTTGGACAGGTATTGAAAACTTGCCAGACTCTGTCTCTGATTTGGTGAGTCTTACAGCATTATTGCTCAATGATTGTAAGAAATTAAGACGTGTTCCATCATTAAAGAAGCTCAGGGCACTGAATAGGTTGGATCTCTCTTGCACTACACTTGAAAAGATGCCACAAGGAATGGAATGCCTAACCAACCTGAGGTATCTTAGAATGAATAGATGtggtgaaaaggagtttcctAGTGGGATATTACTAAAACTCTCCCACCTGCAAGTCTTTGTACTAGAAGAGTTTACGAATGCTCCGATAACAGTTAAAGGAAATGCTCGGATGACagttaaaggaaaggaagtagGATCCTTGAGAAATTTGGAAACTTTGGAGTGCCATTTCGAAGGTTTTTCTGACTTCGTGGAGTCTCTCAGATCTCGGGATGGGATCCTATCATTAAGCACATGCAAGATTTTAGTAGGAGAGAGAAGATATGGATATGGCATCGGAAGttttccaagtaaaacagtTGTGTTGGGTAATTTGAGTATCAACGAAGATAGAGATTTTCAGGTCAAGTTCTTAAATGGCATTCAAGAACTGATTTGTGAATGCATCGATGCAAGAAGTTTATGTGATGTTTTGTCATTAGAGAATGCAACTGAACTGGAGCGCATCAACATTCGGGAATGCTATaacatggagagcttggtttcatcttcttggttctgcTCTGCTCCACCACGATTGCCATCATGTAACGGTACATTTTCTGgtcttaaagagtttttttgttataagtGTAAAAGTATGAAGAAGCTGTTCCCGCTTGTGTTGCTGCCAAACCTCGTAAACCTGAGAAGGATTGAAGTGTGTTCCTGTTAtgaaatggaggagataataggaaCAACAGATGAAGAAAGCAGCAGCTCCAATTCCATCACGGAAGTCATTCTCCCAAAGTTAATAACTCTGGAATTGGTTTGCttaccagaactgaaaagcatttgCAGTGCAAAACTGATTTGTAATTCTCTTAAAGATATTACTGTAACATCTTgtgagaagctgaagaggatACCAATTTGTCTtccgttgcttgaaaatggccagccatctcctcccccatctcttaaaaaaatcatagcatGTCCAAGACAATGGTGGGAGTCAgtagtggagtgggagcatcctaaTGCAAAGGATGTCCTTCGTCCCTTTTGTAAAGTAATATAA